The Aspergillus chevalieri M1 DNA, chromosome 5, nearly complete sequence genome includes a region encoding these proteins:
- a CDS encoding uncharacterized protein (COG:L;~EggNog:ENOG410PY1H;~InterPro:IPR012337,IPR008906;~PFAM:PF05699;~go_function: GO:0046983 - protein dimerization activity [Evidence IEA]) gives MARDFLAVPASGVGVENLFSTARDVCHYRRNRLAPETIEAIMIQMSADRFELKREYISVEDGDNDEQNDVGYVDFNVELDVNYISDEEDLGGFEDDDRDRWADDDEEDGLSLPPLQSYQRPSAIHSPSMNAEAHSTTSQSEVINPHPQSATTRPRRVIHEPGYFQRLENGK, from the coding sequence ATGGCCCGTGATTTCCTTGCAGTTCCAGCgagtggtgttggtgtcgaGAATCTGTTCAGTACTGCTCGGGATGTTTGCCACTATCGCCGTAACCGCCTCGCACCCGAAACAATTGAAGCAATTATGATCCAAATGTCTGCTGACCGCTTTGAACTGAAACGGGAATACATATCTGTTGAAGATGGTGACAATGATGAGCAGAACGATGTGGGATATGTGGATTTCAATGTTGAATTGGATGTCAACTATATcagtgatgaagaggatctAGGTGGatttgaggatgatgatagagATCGCTGggctgatgacgatgaggaagatggacTCAGTCTACCTCCACTGCAGTCTTACCAGCGACCGTCTGCCATCCATTCACCATCCATGAACGCAGAAGCTCATTCTACGACAAGCCAGTCGGAGGTTATAAACCCACATCCTCAATCTGCAACAACCCGGCCACGTCGTGTTATCCATGAACCTGGATATTTTCAGCGCCTTGAGAACGGTAAATAG